In Prochlorococcus marinus XMU1411, one genomic interval encodes:
- a CDS encoding DapH/DapD/GlmU-related protein, which translates to MKTIYFDREEIFYDSISIRNKFQLDSIYLHNNAVVRLLGEVTLSPNTYFQGESSIFNGVIIECGSVLENVFVNKETNIRPYSIIRNCSLGKKNIIGPFCFLRDNSIVANDCIIGSHVEMARSKIGNNVKISHQAFLGDVHVKDNVIIGAGVVFCNYDGNTHRNSIVEENVLLGSGTMIISPIKIGKNSKIAAASVVTKNLANDQLFIQRRR; encoded by the coding sequence ATGAAAACAATTTATTTTGATAGAGAAGAAATTTTTTATGATTCAATTTCTATTCGAAATAAATTTCAATTAGACTCAATTTACCTTCATAATAATGCCGTTGTTAGATTATTAGGTGAGGTTACATTATCTCCAAATACATACTTTCAGGGTGAATCAAGTATTTTTAACGGAGTGATTATTGAATGTGGATCTGTTCTTGAAAATGTATTTGTTAATAAGGAAACTAATATTAGACCCTACTCTATTATAAGAAACTGTTCTCTTGGTAAGAAAAATATTATTGGACCTTTTTGTTTCTTACGGGATAATTCTATAGTTGCGAATGATTGTATTATTGGTAGCCACGTTGAAATGGCAAGAAGTAAAATTGGTAATAATGTAAAAATTTCTCATCAAGCTTTTCTTGGTGATGTGCATGTAAAAGATAACGTTATTATTGGAGCTGGAGTTGTATTTTGTAATTACGACGGAAATACTCATCGAAATTCTATTGTCGAAGAAAACGTATTGTTAGGTTCTGGCACTATGATAATCAGTCCAATAAAAATAGGTAAAAACTCTAAAATAGCTGCTGCTAGCGTAGTTACAAAAAATTTGGCTAATGATCAACTTTTTATTCAACGTAGAAGATAA
- a CDS encoding polysaccharide biosynthesis protein has product MLINSEKNKKVTNVAIYGAGRAGVKLSNYLSEDPNYKICFFLDDADHLWKRQINGKNILPPSKIDNFKVDIDQILIAIPSLSKSVLREKIDFLKNKGLRVLSVPSIKDLTTGKYSISRLKNIAIEDVLGRDLIPISKEIIGTDIRDSVVLITGAGGSIGSELCRQVLRLSPKKLLLLERNESSLYEIDQELKNKFNTSVEISSILGCATDKSLLDKLFLLNKIKIVFHAAAYKHVPLVEINPLQGIFNNVFSTKLLCEACLNFRVRKFIFVSTDKAVRPTNVMGASKRLSELIVQGYANKLKNLGSDEKKYTKFSMVRFGNVLGSSGSVMPLFKKQISEGGPITLTHPDIIRYFMSISEAVELVLQASTLTKDGGEIFLLDMGDPIKIKDLAKLMIELAGLKIKDNNNPNGDIEIVCTGLRKGEKLYEELLINGDSISTENPLIFIANDYYLENEFLFSKLDILEDSIKKQDLENSLIVLSDLVKEWKNVNIIDN; this is encoded by the coding sequence TTGTTAATAAATAGCGAAAAAAATAAAAAAGTTACTAATGTAGCAATCTACGGTGCTGGTAGAGCAGGTGTTAAATTGTCAAATTATTTAAGTGAGGATCCAAATTATAAAATTTGTTTTTTCTTAGACGATGCAGATCACCTTTGGAAAAGACAGATTAATGGAAAAAATATTTTACCTCCATCAAAAATAGATAACTTTAAGGTAGATATTGATCAAATATTAATAGCTATTCCCTCTTTAAGTAAATCTGTTTTAAGAGAAAAAATTGACTTTCTAAAAAATAAAGGTTTAAGAGTTTTATCTGTACCCTCAATAAAGGATTTAACAACCGGTAAATATAGTATTAGCAGATTAAAGAATATTGCAATTGAAGATGTTTTAGGTAGAGATTTAATCCCAATAAGTAAAGAAATTATCGGTACTGATATTCGTGATTCTGTAGTTTTAATTACCGGAGCAGGCGGTTCAATTGGTTCAGAGCTTTGTAGACAAGTTTTAAGATTATCCCCAAAAAAATTATTACTTTTGGAAAGAAATGAATCAAGTCTTTATGAAATAGATCAAGAGTTAAAAAATAAATTTAATACTAGTGTTGAAATCTCTTCTATTCTTGGTTGTGCAACTGATAAATCTCTTTTGGATAAATTATTTTTACTTAATAAAATAAAAATTGTTTTTCATGCTGCTGCATATAAACATGTACCTCTTGTAGAGATCAATCCTCTTCAAGGAATTTTTAACAATGTCTTTTCTACAAAATTATTATGTGAAGCATGTTTAAATTTTAGAGTACGAAAATTTATTTTTGTTTCAACTGATAAAGCAGTAAGACCTACAAATGTAATGGGTGCATCTAAAAGATTATCTGAACTTATTGTGCAGGGATACGCAAATAAATTAAAAAATTTAGGATCCGACGAAAAAAAATATACAAAATTTTCAATGGTTAGATTTGGTAATGTTTTAGGATCGTCAGGATCTGTAATGCCTTTATTTAAAAAACAAATCTCTGAAGGTGGGCCAATTACCTTAACTCATCCAGATATAATTCGTTATTTCATGTCTATCTCTGAGGCTGTTGAGCTTGTCCTTCAGGCTTCAACCCTAACAAAAGATGGAGGTGAAATATTTTTATTAGATATGGGAGATCCAATCAAGATAAAAGATTTAGCTAAATTAATGATTGAATTGGCTGGATTAAAAATAAAGGATAATAATAATCCAAATGGTGATATTGAAATAGTATGCACTGGTCTTAGAAAAGGTGAGAAATTGTATGAAGAATTGCTAATCAATGGAGATTCTATTTCGACTGAAAATCCTTTAATTTTTATTGCTAATGACTATTATTTAGAAAATGAATTCTTATTTAGTAAGTTAGATATATTAGAAGACTCAATAAAGAAACAGGATTTAGAAAATTCTCTGATAGTACTGTCCGACTTAGTTAAAGAATGGAAAAATGTAAATATCATCGATAATTAA
- the mnmA gene encoding tRNA 2-thiouridine(34) synthase MnmA encodes MLKTQKKKNLENFFSSNNKTKKKKNIIVGLSGGVDSSLSAALLVEGGWNVEGLTLWLMKGQGSCCSEGLVDAAGLCEDLGINHKIIDSREIFEREVIKKTTESYEKGFTPLPCSMCNKNVKFEEMLNYAISKKDFTHIATGHYARIKKSSYAENLDCKSFVFKDILLLRGADENKDQSYFLYSLSQEVLNRLEFPLGEMKKEETRREALRLGLRTAQKPESQDLCLVEHYGSMQNFIDKHIEPKEGEIIHVNGKVLGNHNGIQHFTVGQRKGLGIAWPEPLYVKSLDRVKNIVYVADKSDLFNREAIISKVNWVSIEEPKQEIEVEAQIRYRSHPVKATLIPLKNSDNPTKTFKLIFEESQSSVTPGQAAVFYKGEILLGGGLIN; translated from the coding sequence ATGTTAAAGACACAAAAGAAAAAAAATTTAGAGAACTTTTTTTCTTCTAATAATAAAACTAAAAAGAAGAAAAATATTATTGTAGGTCTTTCTGGTGGTGTAGATAGTTCCCTTTCAGCTGCTCTTCTTGTAGAAGGGGGCTGGAATGTTGAGGGACTAACTCTTTGGCTAATGAAAGGACAAGGCTCCTGTTGTTCTGAAGGATTAGTAGATGCTGCTGGTCTTTGTGAAGATTTGGGAATTAATCATAAAATAATAGACTCAAGAGAAATTTTCGAAAGAGAGGTAATCAAAAAAACTACTGAAAGCTATGAGAAAGGATTCACTCCACTTCCATGTTCGATGTGTAACAAGAATGTGAAGTTTGAAGAGATGCTTAATTACGCAATAAGCAAAAAAGACTTTACTCATATTGCGACCGGACATTACGCAAGGATAAAAAAATCATCTTATGCTGAAAATCTTGATTGCAAAAGCTTTGTATTTAAAGACATCCTTCTTCTCAGAGGTGCTGACGAAAACAAAGACCAAAGTTATTTTCTTTATTCTCTTTCTCAAGAAGTACTAAACAGATTAGAATTTCCTCTTGGGGAAATGAAAAAAGAAGAAACAAGAAGGGAAGCCCTCAGATTAGGCCTTAGAACTGCTCAAAAACCAGAAAGTCAAGATTTATGTTTAGTGGAGCATTATGGATCAATGCAAAATTTTATCGATAAACATATTGAACCCAAAGAAGGAGAAATTATTCATGTAAATGGTAAAGTCCTTGGAAATCACAATGGAATACAGCACTTTACGGTAGGCCAAAGAAAAGGTTTAGGCATTGCTTGGCCTGAACCACTATATGTAAAAAGTTTAGACAGGGTGAAAAACATAGTTTATGTAGCAGATAAAAGTGATCTATTTAATAGAGAAGCAATAATTAGTAAGGTTAACTGGGTTTCAATCGAAGAACCTAAGCAAGAGATAGAAGTAGAAGCTCAAATCAGATATAGAAGTCATCCAGTAAAAGCAACTTTAATTCCTTTAAAAAATTCAGATAATCCAACTAAAACATTTAAATTAATTTTTGAAGAAAGTCAAAGTTCGGTAACGCCTGGACAAGCTGCAGTTTTTTATAAAGGAGAAATTTTATTAGGTGGTGGATTAATTAATTAA
- a CDS encoding class I SAM-dependent methyltransferase, with amino-acid sequence MLEADKFVEIKNCRLCNSTNLDNFVDFGLIPLGNNLLENSEDAASADAYPLSIKRCSRCNHFQLSTSVNPKKLYATNYTYLSSVGISFIEHIKQYAEWAVKRFSLGKNSLVLDVGSNDGLGLQYFKKLGCNVLGVDPASYAAEIANKNNINTINSFFTDEVTNEILKNYGQVDFITSHNVLAHIDEIDSVFKNIYKLLKDSSSFVFEIGYFRNVLENKLFDTIYHEHLDYHHASPLVNYLTKLGFEIVNITTNKMQGGSLRIETRKTGKGSITKEALEFISLENKSILYHSDFLNSWRRNVDKTMKLLNQKVLLYSKEGCEIAGYGAPTKVTLLLHLSKLTKNEVSYLIEDNILKVGRYTPRASIPIFSLDELKSRKPDIIIIFAWNFADDIIKKLKEIVDWKLKCIVPLPEYKEKVL; translated from the coding sequence ATGCTCGAAGCAGATAAGTTTGTTGAAATAAAGAATTGTAGATTATGCAATTCAACTAATTTGGATAATTTTGTTGACTTTGGATTAATACCTCTAGGCAATAATCTTCTCGAAAATAGTGAAGATGCGGCTAGTGCCGATGCTTATCCATTAAGTATTAAAAGGTGTTCGCGATGTAATCATTTTCAATTAAGTACATCAGTTAATCCAAAAAAGTTATACGCAACAAACTACACTTACTTAAGTAGTGTAGGAATCTCTTTTATTGAACATATTAAGCAATATGCTGAATGGGCTGTAAAAAGGTTTTCTTTGGGCAAAAACTCACTTGTCTTAGATGTTGGATCTAATGATGGTTTAGGGTTGCAATATTTTAAAAAGTTAGGCTGTAATGTTTTGGGGGTTGATCCCGCTAGCTATGCGGCTGAGATAGCTAATAAAAATAATATTAATACTATAAATTCATTCTTTACTGATGAGGTTACTAATGAAATACTGAAGAATTATGGACAGGTGGATTTTATTACATCTCATAATGTATTAGCTCATATCGATGAGATTGATAGTGTATTTAAGAACATTTATAAGTTATTAAAGGATTCTTCCAGTTTTGTATTTGAGATAGGATATTTTAGAAATGTTCTTGAAAATAAGCTTTTTGATACTATTTATCATGAACACCTAGATTATCATCATGCCAGCCCATTAGTTAATTACTTAACTAAGTTAGGTTTTGAAATTGTAAATATCACTACAAATAAAATGCAAGGGGGTAGTCTCCGTATTGAGACAAGAAAAACAGGAAAAGGCTCTATTACCAAAGAAGCTTTAGAATTTATATCTTTAGAAAATAAATCAATCCTTTATCACAGTGATTTTCTTAATTCTTGGAGAAGAAATGTAGATAAAACCATGAAATTATTAAATCAAAAAGTTTTATTATATTCAAAAGAAGGTTGTGAAATTGCTGGATATGGAGCTCCCACAAAAGTCACTTTATTACTTCACTTATCAAAGCTAACTAAAAATGAAGTTTCTTACTTAATTGAAGATAATATACTGAAAGTAGGAAGATATACTCCAAGAGCTTCTATTCCTATTTTTTCTTTAGATGAACTGAAATCTAGAAAGCCAGACATTATAATAATATTTGCTTGGAATTTTGCTGATGATATTATTAAGAAGCTAAAAGAAATAGTTGATTGGAAATTAAAATGTATTGTCCCTTTGCCTGAATACAAGGAGAAAGTATTGTGA
- the wecB gene encoding non-hydrolyzing UDP-N-acetylglucosamine 2-epimerase codes for MLKVITVVGTRPEIIRLSRIIPILDKYCDHTLVHTGQNYDYELNQIFFDELQIRKPDTFLNISNKSLGQAIGDLIIKSEQLFKDVKPNALLVLGDTNSSLVTIISKRMKIPIYHMEAGNRCFDSNVPEEINRKIVDHLSDFNLVYTEHARRNLLREGVHPRFIYLTGSPMREIIDYNLQRIVSSDILNQLELKVGEYFLVSLHREENVDNQKTLQKLIMLLEEIEKIFKLKIIVSTHPRTNKRMDSLGFNNKNKNIHFLKPFGYFDYSNLQLNSQCVLSDSGTVSEESAILGFPAITLRNSMERPEALDSGTISLTSYDVEEVVQNIKIAIQHHSENKKRITTVPHEYQIKNTSQIVLKLILGTAKISSKWLNIDDFNRYDF; via the coding sequence CAGAAATTATCAGATTATCTAGAATAATCCCAATTTTGGATAAATATTGCGATCACACTTTAGTGCATACAGGTCAGAATTATGATTACGAATTAAATCAGATTTTTTTTGATGAATTGCAAATTAGAAAGCCAGATACATTTTTAAATATAAGTAATAAATCTTTAGGGCAAGCAATAGGAGATTTAATAATAAAATCCGAACAACTATTTAAAGATGTAAAACCTAACGCATTATTAGTCCTTGGAGATACAAATAGTTCATTAGTAACAATAATTTCGAAAAGGATGAAGATCCCTATTTACCATATGGAAGCAGGTAATAGATGTTTTGACTCTAATGTCCCTGAAGAAATAAATAGAAAAATAGTAGATCACTTATCAGATTTTAACTTGGTTTACACTGAACATGCCCGAAGAAATCTATTAAGGGAAGGGGTTCATCCGAGGTTTATATACTTAACTGGATCTCCAATGAGAGAGATTATAGATTATAACCTTCAAAGAATTGTATCCTCAGATATTTTAAATCAACTTGAGCTAAAGGTAGGAGAATACTTTCTTGTGAGCCTACATAGAGAAGAGAATGTTGATAATCAGAAAACCTTGCAAAAACTTATTATGTTACTTGAAGAAATAGAAAAAATATTTAAATTAAAAATTATAGTTTCAACCCATCCACGAACAAATAAAAGAATGGATTCTTTAGGTTTTAATAATAAAAATAAAAATATTCATTTTCTTAAGCCCTTCGGTTACTTTGACTATAGTAATTTGCAATTAAATTCTCAATGCGTTCTATCAGATAGTGGAACAGTTAGTGAAGAGTCAGCTATCTTAGGTTTTCCTGCAATAACTCTCAGAAATTCTATGGAAAGACCAGAGGCTTTGGATTCGGGAACTATATCTCTAACTTCATATGATGTTGAAGAGGTTGTTCAAAATATAAAAATTGCTATTCAACATCATTCAGAAAATAAAAAAAGAATAACTACTGTACCCCATGAGTATCAAATAAAAAATACTTCCCAAATTGTACTAAAACTTATCCTGGGAACTGCAAAAATAAGCAGCAAATGGTTAAATATTGATGATTTCAATAGATATGACTTCTAA
- a CDS encoding FKBP-type peptidyl-prolyl cis-trans isomerase gives MREVFISFAVFVFCVSLTIFSQFNSPQVVNAAESETELIQKTPFAKSSNVSNNNLFELDPSDPNPILFAMAEETQSESNSRTTESGLIISDIVNGEGDEAIAGQTVTVNYTGTLEDGTQFDTSIGRAPFSFPLGAGRVIKGWDEGVSGMKVGGKRKLTIPPELGYGSRGAGNVIPANATLIFEVELLKVN, from the coding sequence GTGAGAGAAGTCTTTATTAGTTTTGCAGTTTTCGTTTTTTGTGTTTCATTAACTATTTTCAGTCAATTTAATTCACCACAAGTTGTTAATGCTGCAGAATCAGAAACTGAGTTAATTCAAAAAACACCTTTTGCAAAATCATCAAATGTTTCAAATAATAATTTATTTGAGCTAGACCCATCAGATCCAAATCCTATTCTTTTCGCTATGGCAGAAGAAACACAATCAGAAAGCAATTCAAGGACTACAGAAAGTGGTCTTATAATTTCGGATATCGTAAATGGGGAAGGAGATGAAGCTATTGCTGGACAAACAGTTACTGTGAATTATACAGGAACCCTAGAAGATGGAACACAATTTGATACCAGTATTGGTAGAGCTCCATTCAGCTTTCCCTTAGGTGCTGGACGAGTAATAAAAGGTTGGGACGAAGGTGTCTCTGGAATGAAAGTTGGAGGTAAAAGAAAATTAACAATACCTCCGGAACTCGGATATGGATCAAGAGGGGCAGGAAACGTTATTCCCGCCAATGCAACTTTGATATTTGAAGTTGAATTATTAAAAGTCAATTAA
- a CDS encoding Gfo/Idh/MocA family oxidoreductase — MPWPKVCLVGLGNHAKTKLLPILVELYDLNQISTVSSQINNANNIKNNFYSISESFPHNKSNCLYILSSPPKYHYSQAKAALLAGFDVMVEKPCFIDSSELQDLIQIAKSKKVLLIEMMMYLQNKIVNIFINNLRFDINKIKSIRSQFIIPSIPLGTFRNEKSLSSSLLADIGCYPLNFLSESGFDLREVEIETDKNLNKYFFYSKKLNDNHTSFSCEFGLGNNYSNYIKIIYKNDNFIQLSPFYYGRKGKRELTINMNNNIKIRNVIEENCFKKIFLISRNQWCKTQNTRFHNMIQVTETLQKLSKQVNLPSN, encoded by the coding sequence ATGCCATGGCCAAAGGTATGCTTGGTAGGTTTAGGAAATCATGCAAAAACTAAATTGCTCCCAATTCTTGTTGAACTTTATGATTTAAACCAAATTTCAACGGTATCATCGCAAATCAATAATGCAAATAACATAAAAAATAATTTTTATTCTATTAGTGAATCTTTTCCCCACAATAAGTCTAATTGTTTATATATTTTATCTTCGCCCCCAAAATATCATTATTCTCAAGCTAAGGCTGCTCTCTTAGCTGGATTTGATGTAATGGTAGAAAAGCCATGTTTTATAGATTCTTCTGAATTACAAGACCTAATTCAGATTGCTAAATCAAAAAAAGTATTGTTAATTGAGATGATGATGTATTTGCAAAATAAAATAGTGAATATTTTCATTAATAATTTACGATTTGATATTAATAAAATTAAATCAATAAGATCACAATTTATTATTCCAAGTATTCCTTTAGGGACTTTTAGAAATGAAAAATCTCTATCTTCCTCATTGTTGGCTGATATAGGCTGTTACCCACTGAACTTTCTTTCAGAATCAGGTTTTGATCTCAGAGAAGTTGAAATTGAGACCGATAAAAATCTAAATAAATATTTTTTTTATTCTAAAAAATTAAATGATAATCATACTTCTTTTAGTTGTGAGTTTGGTTTGGGTAACAATTATTCTAATTACATTAAAATAATTTATAAAAATGATAATTTTATTCAACTAAGTCCTTTTTATTATGGAAGAAAGGGTAAAAGGGAATTAACTATTAATATGAATAATAATATTAAAATTAGAAATGTAATAGAAGAGAATTGTTTTAAAAAAATTTTTTTAATCTCAAGAAATCAATGGTGTAAGACACAAAATACTAGATTCCATAACATGATACAAGTTACAGAAACTCTGCAAAAACTATCAAAACAAGTTAACTTACCTTCAAATTAA
- a CDS encoding PIG-L deacetylase family protein — protein MINSNSIISVIAPHPDDETIALGGTIARFSNYGCKVRILVVSGHLPPLYPKESYERTVEEAKIAFKLLGVDEYQFGSIPATFVHQKPVSELNKLIASFISDSKSDVVFIPYPDRHIDHRVIFDASVVACRPVGEYFPKLVFSYETLSETHWNVPGIEPQFCPEVFIDISDHIEKKIQALSAYKSQLTNVDSRSTDACKSLARFRGSQNGCEYAEAFKIVRMII, from the coding sequence GTGATAAATTCTAATTCAATAATTTCTGTAATAGCGCCACACCCAGATGACGAAACTATAGCTTTAGGTGGGACGATTGCAAGATTTTCGAATTACGGATGTAAAGTAAGAATATTGGTTGTATCAGGACATTTGCCACCTCTTTATCCTAAGGAATCTTACGAAAGAACAGTTGAAGAAGCCAAAATAGCATTTAAATTATTGGGAGTAGATGAATATCAATTTGGATCTATACCTGCTACGTTTGTTCATCAAAAACCAGTCTCAGAACTAAATAAGTTGATTGCAAGCTTTATATCTGATAGTAAATCAGATGTTGTTTTTATTCCTTATCCTGATAGGCATATTGATCATAGGGTTATATTTGATGCTTCTGTTGTGGCTTGTAGACCAGTTGGAGAATATTTTCCTAAGTTAGTTTTTAGCTATGAAACCTTATCGGAAACTCATTGGAATGTCCCCGGAATCGAACCTCAATTTTGCCCTGAAGTTTTTATAGACATAAGTGATCATATTGAAAAAAAAATTCAGGCCTTATCTGCTTATAAATCACAATTAACTAATGTTGACTCAAGATCTACTGATGCTTGTAAATCACTTGCACGTTTTAGAGGAAGCCAAAATGGATGTGAATATGCTGAGGCATTTAAGATTGTTAGGATGATAATATGA
- a CDS encoding acyltransferase gives MLIPIQIKSLRKYFNPCLGGILGGISVSTHFWLIFMPISLFILWEGSERKIANFWWGFFFVLISHSWLYDLHPLTWLGFSWFASLIIAISVLLFCAFCGGLLVYLWGLLVEMILWKEDIFKMKIMPLTLKVFFLSLTWGIGELILSQTPFFWIGLGESLVPGDIYLAGLARWIGASGLCVLQILIGFWIFFIHGRWIRKLHFKKIFISGLLIIIFLHLFGGLTNPIKRNPEFPVAIWQTNIPTREKLKIDDEFIKEKQSIAQEYALANQAKLLVAPEGTLSNNFYLSKGIKINTLAGGFRNSNNGLRSSLLGFQVGDKSFTSFVDKNRLVPLGEKMPRFLDSFSKGLSAVGGIQPGSESRFFDPKFTPPLAVAICYEISDGLKIRKAINSGAKLIITAANLDPYPTKLYYQFLSLARLRSIENKKDNLLVSNTGPSGLVQDDGKIIQMLDLNVEQNELVFPNFSSEETFYTKFGDKPILFLFILFMGLNIFWKIN, from the coding sequence TTGTTAATCCCGATTCAAATTAAAAGTTTAAGAAAATATTTTAACCCTTGTTTAGGTGGAATTTTAGGAGGAATTTCAGTCTCAACTCACTTTTGGCTGATTTTTATGCCTATTTCTTTATTTATTTTATGGGAGGGAAGTGAAAGGAAAATAGCAAACTTTTGGTGGGGTTTTTTCTTTGTTTTGATAAGTCATTCATGGTTATATGATCTTCATCCATTGACATGGCTAGGCTTTTCATGGTTTGCAAGTTTAATAATTGCTATTTCAGTATTGTTATTTTGTGCTTTTTGCGGCGGGTTATTAGTTTATTTATGGGGGCTGTTAGTTGAAATGATTCTCTGGAAAGAGGATATTTTTAAAATGAAAATTATGCCTTTAACCTTAAAAGTATTTTTTTTATCTTTGACTTGGGGGATTGGTGAATTGATACTTTCTCAAACACCTTTTTTCTGGATAGGTTTAGGTGAAAGTCTAGTCCCGGGTGATATTTATCTTGCTGGTTTGGCAAGATGGATTGGTGCAAGTGGTTTATGCGTATTACAAATATTGATTGGATTTTGGATTTTTTTTATTCACGGTAGATGGATAAGAAAACTTCATTTTAAAAAAATATTTATTTCTGGACTTTTGATAATTATTTTCTTACATTTATTTGGGGGTCTTACAAATCCCATAAAGAGAAATCCTGAATTTCCTGTGGCTATTTGGCAAACAAATATCCCAACAAGAGAAAAATTAAAAATAGATGATGAGTTTATTAAAGAAAAACAATCTATCGCTCAAGAATATGCTTTAGCCAATCAAGCAAAACTTCTTGTTGCTCCTGAAGGAACTCTATCTAATAATTTTTATTTATCTAAAGGCATTAAGATTAATACCTTGGCAGGAGGTTTCAGAAATTCCAACAATGGGTTGAGAAGTTCTTTACTCGGATTTCAAGTTGGAGATAAATCTTTTACCTCTTTTGTAGATAAAAATAGACTTGTTCCATTAGGTGAAAAAATGCCTAGATTCCTAGATAGCTTTTCAAAAGGATTATCTGCAGTAGGAGGAATTCAACCAGGTTCTGAGTCAAGATTTTTTGATCCTAAATTTACACCGCCGTTAGCAGTAGCGATTTGTTACGAAATTAGTGATGGATTGAAAATAAGAAAGGCTATTAATAGCGGTGCAAAACTTATAATAACTGCAGCAAATTTAGATCCCTATCCAACTAAGCTGTATTATCAATTCCTTTCTTTGGCTAGATTAAGAAGTATTGAAAATAAGAAAGATAATTTACTTGTATCAAACACAGGCCCTTCGGGTTTAGTTCAGGATGATGGAAAAATAATTCAAATGCTAGATTTAAATGTTGAGCAAAATGAATTAGTTTTCCCTAATTTTTCATCCGAAGAGACTTTCTATACAAAATTTGGAGATAAACCTATTTTGTTTTTGTTTATATTGTTTATGGGATTAAATATCTTTTGGAAAATTAATTAA
- a CDS encoding glycosyltransferase family 4 protein — MGKVKKILIVHRYFSPDKSSCSEILYNLARFLSSRIDEVDIVTSYPQRYQFKISREKLKLFDGNTNLNIHRLTLIKESYSGLPRIFNAFFMGAVVTLKSIFKKYDIVICTTTPPVVTAFFSAIASKIIGSRFIYYCMDINPEIGILTGILSNPIVVKTMFLLDKWTCSQASPVIVHSESMKQSIIKRFSSKKKLNFTIINSLTIKDFNSENNLSKKLNPSTFKIIYAGNIGRFQGLENVLRAFSLIKSSDVELILLGDGILKSKLLKLSKKLNTNVTFINQIDHQSAKELIREADIGLVPLSENLYKYAYPSKTMTYLEQGVPIIALIEKESDLAKIINSKKCGFVVSLKEHKKLANLIEKLYSDQSWKKSYKKAAINAYNENFSPEIILQKWSDVILNYRCK; from the coding sequence ATGGGAAAAGTAAAAAAAATATTAATTGTCCATCGGTATTTCTCCCCTGATAAATCTTCATGCTCAGAAATTTTATATAATTTAGCTCGTTTCTTATCAAGTAGAATTGATGAGGTTGATATTGTAACTAGTTATCCTCAGCGATATCAATTTAAAATTTCAAGAGAAAAACTTAAACTTTTTGACGGAAATACTAATTTAAACATTCATAGATTAACTCTAATAAAAGAGAGTTATTCTGGTTTGCCAAGAATATTTAATGCTTTTTTTATGGGAGCAGTTGTAACTTTAAAATCTATATTTAAAAAATATGATATTGTCATCTGTACGACTACTCCTCCTGTTGTAACAGCATTCTTTTCCGCAATAGCATCAAAAATAATAGGTTCAAGATTCATATACTATTGCATGGATATAAATCCAGAGATTGGAATTTTAACTGGTATTTTATCCAATCCAATTGTTGTGAAAACCATGTTTTTATTAGATAAGTGGACATGTTCCCAGGCCTCTCCTGTGATTGTGCATTCAGAATCTATGAAGCAATCAATAATTAAAAGGTTTAGTAGTAAGAAAAAGTTAAATTTCACTATCATTAATAGTCTTACCATTAAAGATTTTAATTCTGAAAATAATCTTTCAAAAAAATTGAACCCAAGTACTTTTAAGATTATTTATGCTGGAAATATTGGAAGATTTCAGGGACTTGAAAATGTTTTAAGAGCTTTTTCTTTGATTAAAAGTTCAGATGTGGAACTTATCCTGCTTGGTGACGGGATATTAAAAAGTAAACTTCTTAAATTAAGCAAAAAATTGAATACTAACGTCACATTTATAAATCAGATAGATCATCAATCTGCTAAAGAACTAATTAGGGAAGCTGATATTGGTTTAGTACCTCTTTCAGAAAATTTGTATAAATATGCATACCCTAGTAAAACAATGACATACTTGGAGCAGGGAGTTCCTATTATTGCGCTTATAGAAAAAGAAAGTGATTTAGCTAAAATTATTAATAGTAAAAAATGTGGATTTGTCGTTTCTCTTAAAGAGCACAAGAAGCTAGCTAACTTAATAGAAAAATTATATAGTGATCAATCTTGGAAAAAAAGTTATAAGAAGGCTGCAATAAATGCTTACAATGAGAACTTCTCTCCAGAAATAATATTACAAAAGTGGTCAGATGTCATATTGAACTATCGTTGCAAATAA